From Labrus bergylta chromosome 22, fLabBer1.1, whole genome shotgun sequence, one genomic window encodes:
- the LOC110002473 gene encoding fibrinogen alpha chain isoform X2: MESQVERKLRTVCKTAKMYEDVAEKSMKAMTHIYSHNRRVIINKHMSELKFVEHTEELARNFSLLLKKSSRLSKQLEELNHKVKEQLDEMYQTEVDIDMTLRACQGSCHVVVPFSVSHHSYEMLQADMEQMAFHQKRKAAIPPQDLPHVKLQPVDVGQVSSGEYKSIPTVQRELLTQFEDIGQNQILLEQLLEESTAVDVDTPSELE, from the exons ATGGAGAGCCAGGTGGAGAGAAAGCTGAGGACGGTGTGCAAGACAGCAAAGATGTATGAGGATGTAGCTGAGAAGTCCATGAAGGCGATGACACACATCTACAGCCACAACCGGAGAGTCATCATCAACAAACACA TGTCAGAACTGAAGTTTGTCGAACACACCGAAGAATTAGCCAGAAACTTCTCCTTGCTGCTGAAAAAATCTTCAAGGCTGTCGAAGCAACTGGAGGAGCTGAACCACAAAGTCAAGGAACAACTCGATGAGATGTACCAAACAGAG GTTGACATTGACATGACGCTCCGAGCCTGCCAGGGGTCCTGCCATGTGGTCGTACCATTCAGTGTTAGTCATCATAGTTATGAAATGCTTCAAGCTGACATGGAACAAATGGCTTTCCACCAGAAAAGGAAAGCAGCCATACCTCCTCAGGACCTTCCACATGTCAAACTGCAGCCTGTAGATGTGGGCCAAGTTTCATCAGGAGAGTATAAGAGCATACCCACAGTCCAAAGAGAACTGCTCACCCAGTTTGAGGACATTGGACAGAACCAGATTCTTCTGgagcagctgctggaggagtcTACAGCTGTGGACGTTGACACTCCTTCAGAGCTGGAATGA
- the LOC110002473 gene encoding fibrinogen alpha chain isoform X1, producing the protein MKLRQQSPDARRPPVHAMTYDRRRCRGKSKVPMCSDDDWVSKCPSGCRLQAFISQMESQVERKLRTVCKTAKMYEDVAEKSMKAMTHIYSHNRRVIINKHMSELKFVEHTEELARNFSLLLKKSSRLSKQLEELNHKVKEQLDEMYQTEVDIDMTLRACQGSCHVVVPFSVSHHSYEMLQADMEQMAFHQKRKAAIPPQDLPHVKLQPVDVGQVSSGEYKSIPTVQRELLTQFEDIGQNQILLEQLLEESTAVDVDTPSELE; encoded by the exons ATGAAGCTGAGGCAGCAGAGTCCAGATGCTCGACGGCCCCCCGTTCACGCCATGACCTACGATAGGCGACGCTGTCGGGGGAAATCAAAGGTCCCCATGTGCTCAGACGACGACTGG GTTTCCAAATGCCCCTCCGGCTGCAGACTCCAGGCTTTTATCTCGCAGATGGAGAGCCAGGTGGAGAGAAAGCTGAGGACGGTGTGCAAGACAGCAAAGATGTATGAGGATGTAGCTGAGAAGTCCATGAAGGCGATGACACACATCTACAGCCACAACCGGAGAGTCATCATCAACAAACACA TGTCAGAACTGAAGTTTGTCGAACACACCGAAGAATTAGCCAGAAACTTCTCCTTGCTGCTGAAAAAATCTTCAAGGCTGTCGAAGCAACTGGAGGAGCTGAACCACAAAGTCAAGGAACAACTCGATGAGATGTACCAAACAGAG GTTGACATTGACATGACGCTCCGAGCCTGCCAGGGGTCCTGCCATGTGGTCGTACCATTCAGTGTTAGTCATCATAGTTATGAAATGCTTCAAGCTGACATGGAACAAATGGCTTTCCACCAGAAAAGGAAAGCAGCCATACCTCCTCAGGACCTTCCACATGTCAAACTGCAGCCTGTAGATGTGGGCCAAGTTTCATCAGGAGAGTATAAGAGCATACCCACAGTCCAAAGAGAACTGCTCACCCAGTTTGAGGACATTGGACAGAACCAGATTCTTCTGgagcagctgctggaggagtcTACAGCTGTGGACGTTGACACTCCTTCAGAGCTGGAATGA
- the eslec gene encoding galactose-specific lectin nattectin, whose translation MLLLGVCLTLCGLLTLSPASPVNSSSTSRNMGHCEYMKHHNKYKSGEYIPECDQNGNFLPRQCCTYTGYCWCVSIYTGDMVYNTKALIGHFHYECGKEYYCPLGWSMYGEKCIMVINHEKTWAEAESYCLFEGGNLASVHSDLENHFIEALTKDKNYDFPETWLGGYDAIQTCMWFWSDGTKFNYENWFMDYYMERKEHCLKMNYGPGKKWHFGACNETLPFVCAKSNWKMDIF comes from the exons ATGTTGTTGCTGGGAGTGTGTCTGACCCTCTGCGGCCTCCTGACGCTGAGCCCAGCCAGTCCCGTTAACTCCTCCTCCACGTCCAGGAATATGGGCCACTGCGAGTACATGAAGCACCACAACAAATACAAGTCTGGAGAATACATCCCAGAGTGTGACCAAAACGGGAACTTCCTCCCGCGGCAGTGCTGCACATATACAGGCTACTGCTGGTGCGTCAGCATCTACACCGGAGATATGGTATACAACACCAAGGCACTTATTGGGCATTTCCATTACGAGTGTG GAAAGGAATACTACTGTCCTCTTGGCTGGTCCATGTACGGCGAGAAATGTATCATGGTCATCAATCACGAAAAGACGTGGGCTGAAGCTGAG AGTTACTGTCTGTTTGAGGGAGGAAACCTGGCATCGGTCCACAGTGATCTGGAGAACCACTTCATCGAGGCTCTGACCAAAGACAAGAACTACGACTTCCCGGAAACCTGGCTCGGTGGATATGATGCCATACAG ACCTGCATGTGGTTCTGGAGTGACGGCACCAAGTTTAATTATGAAAACTGGTTCATGGATTATTATATGGAGAGAAAAGAGCACTGCCTGAAGATGAACTATGGAC CTGGGAAGAAATGGCACTTTGGCGCCTGCAACGAGACCCTCCCCTTTGTTTGCGCCAAAAGTAACTGGAAAATGGACATTTTCTAA
- the fgb gene encoding fibrinogen beta chain: MRTLLVLCLCLYVAWAQDNLEYDDYDMDTVTSSGSKTNETVDARGHRPNTGNRDRYNAPRNNPPPVSGSSRYRGRPTTTSVERSVVQEKKEQPEAGGCTHPSEELGVLCPNGCELKTMLLKQEKNVKTSINELKPQVDDLSQSSNNVFNYVNSISNTLRERQIVINDNNRVVSQYTDSVEEQHVYIKETVDTVFPSNIRVLQGVLDKIRLKIQKLEKAIQAQREECKEPCKTTCPIPVVSGKECEDVFRRGGRDSQMYLIQPDAFYPAYKVFCDQTTQNGGWLLIQNRLDGSVEFGRRWDEYRRGFGNIALDSGKGHCETPGEYWLGNDRISQVTKMGPTEVLIEMQDWTGAKVHAQYQQFTVQSETSNYILAVDGYTGNAGNCFLEGSVELFGENRTMTIHNGMMFSTYDRDNDNWNPGNPSKQCSKEDGGGWWYNRCHSANPNGRYYMGGSYTAQMAKHGTDDGVVWMNWKGSWYSLKAISMKIRPFFVPQ, translated from the exons ATGAGGACGCTGCTGGTGCTGTGTCTGTGCCTATATGTCGCCTGGGCTCAGGATAATCTGGAATACGATGATTATGACATG GATACCGTAACCTCATCAGgatcaaaaacaaat GAGACTGTGGATGCTCGTGGTCATCGTCCAAATACTGGCAACAGGGACAGATACAACGCTCCTCGCAATAATCCTCCACCTGTCAGCGGCAGTAGCAG GTATCGTGGCCGGCCCACCACCACTTCAGTCGAACGTTCAGTGgtgcaggagaagaaggagcAGCCTGAGGCCGGAGGATGCACCCACCCTTCGGAGGAGCTG GGAGTTTTATGTCCCAATGGCTGTGAGCTGAAGACCATGCTGCTGAAGCAAGAGAAGAATGTCAAAACG AGCATAAATGAGCTAAAGCCTCAGGTGGATGATTTGTCCCAGTCCTCCAATAACGTCTTCAACTATGTCAACAGCATTTCCAATACTCTAAGAGAGAGGCAGATAGTCATCAATG ATAACAACAGGGTGGTCAGTCAGTACACCGATAGCGTGGAGGAACAACATGTCTACATCAAAGAGACAGTCGACACTGTCTTCCCTTCCAACATCAGAGTGCTACAG GGGGTCCTGGACAAGATCAGGCTGAAAATCCAGAAGCTAGAGAAGGCCATCCAGGCCCAGAGGGAGGAGTGCAAGGAACCATGCAAGACCACATGTCCCATACCAGTGGTGTCTG GTAAGGAGTGTGAGGACGTCTTCCGTCGTGGAGGAAGAGACTCCCAGATGTACCTGATCCAGCCCGACGCCTTCTACCCTGCATACAAGGTCTTCTGTGATCAGACCACCCAGAATGGAG GATGGCTTCTCATCCAGAACCGGCTTGATGGAAGCGTTGAGTTTGGCCGCCGCTGGGATGAGTATCGACGTGGTTTTGGCAACATTGCCTTGGATAGTGGCAAGGGTCACTGCGAGACTCCCG GTGAATACTGGCTGGGTAATGACCGGATTAGTCAGGTGACGAAAATGGGCCCCACTGAGGTTCTCATTGAGATGCAGGACTGGACAGGAGCCAAG GTCCACGCCCAGTATCAACAGTTCACAGTTCAATCAGAGACGTCCAACTACATCCTGGCAGTTGATGGTTACACTGGTAACGCTGGCAACTGTTTCCTGGAAGGATCCGTGGAGCTCTTTGGTGAAAACCGCACCATGACCATTCACAACGGCATGATGTTCAGCACCTACGACAGGGACAACGACAACTG GAACCCCGGCAATCCCTCCAAACAGTGCTCCAAGGAAGACGGAGGTGGATGGTGGTACAACCGCTGTCACTCAGCCAATCCCAATGGCCGATACTACATGGGCGGGTCCTACACAGCTCAAATGGCCAAGCATGGCACAGATGATGGCGTGGTGTGGATGAACTGGAAGGGAAGCTGGTATTCGCTCAAGGCCATCAGCATGAAGATCCGACCTTTCTTTGTCCCACAATAA
- the fga gene encoding fibrinogen alpha chain, with protein MERLVCLALICVASTLAEIIVDPRGARPVEPGTRDEKCASQREWPFCSDDEWGFKCPSGCRIQGLMDKSDHDLLKKIEKIRSLLEQNKAKHRSADTASKQTYDYLKDKLIIDSGNDNNYYNLAQSLRQRITDMKIKIDRQLSILAALKDRVKDQVVEMQRLEVDIDIKLRSCKGSCAGYSEYQVDKESYEALEKQVSQLDNQTPKESVGTLYVMKSKPLQDVLVDSIYKSKDVAGQQKENLFPEVQAVQLILSQEGSSTSPATISKVSGTSLSPSTSSSSASSSTSAKSTTEFGVDLFGVGGSYPSTSHTSTSSSTITCTRRTKTTVVHTKDGPVERVEHVMEGGPECQSMADLSDGGMDSLFPGFSQPSSSSSSSSSSSSSSSSSTSNFQSGGAKGSIMGDSKGSHGNTFDMAGFDLGGFMMGNGEEDVPDFQARSVKNTRVERQADYIGQDCVEAYQNHLKGETNGLFKIKPGGTDSTKVVEVYCQQEGLMGGWLLVQQRESGALTFNRTWAEYNSGFGSVDARGKGEFWLGNQNLHLLTNQGETMMKVELEDWEGGAASAEYTVRVGSEGEGYPLYVSGYTGDAGDALATSQPPHSGMKFSTFDKDNDKWQKNCAETYGGGWWYNNCQSANLNGIYYKGRYESENTPYEVSNGVVWGTYKTLNYSLKSVRMFIRSTAF; from the exons ATGGAGCGCCTCGTCTGTCTCGCTTTGATTTGTGTGGCATCGACTCTG GCAGAAATCATTGTGGACCCCAGAGGAGCTCGTCCAGTGGAGCCCGGCACCAGAGATGAGAAATGTGCCTCTCAGAGGGAGTGGCCTTTCTGCTCAGATGACGAATGG GGTTTTAAATGTCCGTCCGGCTGCAGGATTCAGGGTCTGATGGATAAATCTGACCACGACCTGCTGAAGAAGATCGAGAAGATCCGCAGCCTCCTGGAACAAAACAAGGCCAAACACCGTTCTGCAGACACGGCGTCCAAACAGACCTATGACTACCTGAAGGACAAGCTTATCATCGACTCCG GTAACGATAACAACTACTACAACCTGGCCCAGAGTCTGCGTCAGAGAATCACAGACATGAAGATCAAGATCGACAGACAGCTGAGTATCCTGGCCGCCCTGAAAGACCGCGTCAAAGACCAGGTGGTGGAGATGCAGCGGCTGGAG GTGGACATTGATATTAAGCTCCGTTCCTGCAAAGGATCCTGTGCAGGCTACTCTGAGTACCAGGTGGACAAGGAGAGCTACGAGGCTCTGGAAAAGCAG GTCAGCCAGTTGGACAACCAGACACCTAAGGAGTCTGTTGGGACGCTGTACGTGATGAAGAGCAAGCCACTGCAGGACGTCTTAGTGGACAGCATCTACAAGTCCAAGGATGTTGCCGGgcagcagaaagaaaacctGTTCCCTGAG gtGCAGGCAGTCCAGTTGATCCTATCGCAGGAAGGCTCCAGCACATCCCCAGCAACCATCTCAAAAGTCTCAGGTacttccctctctccatctaCATCCTCATCATCGGCCTCCTCATCCACATCAGCTAAATCCACCACTGAGTTTGGAGTTGATTTATTTGGTGTAGGTGGCAGCTATCCAAGCACAAGTCACACATCCACATCCAGCTCAACCATCACATGCACCAGGCGAACCAAGACCACTGTTGTCCACACAAAGGACGGCCCAGTGGAAAGGGTGGAGCATGTGATGGAGGGAGGGCCAGAGTGCCAGTCAATGGCAGACctgagtgatggagggatggacTCCCTCTTTCCAGGTTTCAGCCAaccatcatcctcctcctcctcctcctcctcctcctcctcctcctcctcctcgtcaaCCAGCAACTTCCAGTCTGGTGGTGCCAAGGGCAGCATCATGGGAGATTCCAAAGGATCACATGGGAATACGTTTGACATGGCGGGGTTTGATTTGGGCGGGTTCATGATGGGCAATGGAGAAGAGGACGTCCCTGATTTTCAAGCTCGGAGTGTGAAGAACACCCGTGTCGAGCGCCAAGCTGATTATATAGGACAAG ATTGCGTCGAAGCCTACCAGAACCACCTGAAAGGGGAAACGAACGGCCTGTTTAAGATCAAGCCTGGCGGCACAGACTCCACAAAGGTAGTGGAGGTTTACTGCCAGCAGGAGGGGTTAATGGGAGGGTGGTTGTTAGTCCAGCAAAGGGAGAGTGGCGCGCTCACTTTCAATCGCACTTGGGCCGAATACAACAGTGGGTTTGGTTCAGTTGATGCTAGGGGTAAGGGGGAGTTTTGGCTAGGCAACCAAAACCTCCACCTGTTGACAAATCAGGGTGAGACCATGATGAAGGTGGAGTTGGAGGATTGGGAAGGGGGCGCTGCCAGTGCTGAGTACACAGTGAGGGTGGGCTCAGAGGGGGAGGGGTACCCTCTGTATGTGTCCGGGTACACTGGGGATGCAGGTGACGCTCTGGCAACGTCTCAACCGCCCCACAGCGGGATGAAGTTTAGCACGTTTGACAAAGACAATGACAAGTGGCAGAAGAACTGTGCAGAGACGTACGGTGGTGGGTGGTGGTACAACAACTGCCAGTCGGCTAACTTGAATGGTATTTATTACAAAGGAAGGTACGAATCGGAGAACACGCCGTATGAGGTTTCAAATGGAGTCGTTTGGGGGACGTATAAAACTCTCAATTACAGCCTGAAAAGTGTCCGGATGTTTATTCGATCGACTGCGTTTTAA